A region of Maribacter algicola DNA encodes the following proteins:
- a CDS encoding AAA family ATPase: MEENTTVDISAVNEKIAQESAFIDLLVLEMNKVIVGQKHMVERLLIGLLGQGHILLEGVPGLAKTLAINTLAKAVKGSFSRIQFTPDLLPADVVGTLIYNIKENDFSIKKGPIFANFVLADEINRAPAKVQSALLEAMQEKQVTIGDETFVLDKPFLVMATQNPVEQEGTYPLPEAQVDRFMLKTVIDYPKMNEEQLIMRQNLLGGFENVKPVISVNQILSAQKAVREVYMDEKIEKYILDIIFATRYPEKYNLEKLKPLISFGASPRGSINLGIAAKCYAFIKRRGYVVPEDVRAVVHDVLRHRIGITYEAEAENITSEEIINKIVNEIEVP, translated from the coding sequence ATGGAAGAAAATACAACTGTAGACATAAGTGCGGTCAATGAGAAAATAGCACAGGAAAGCGCATTTATAGATTTACTTGTTCTGGAAATGAATAAAGTCATTGTAGGACAGAAACACATGGTGGAGCGATTGTTGATAGGACTTCTGGGCCAGGGGCATATCCTTTTGGAAGGTGTTCCCGGTTTGGCAAAGACTTTGGCCATCAACACGTTGGCAAAGGCCGTAAAAGGAAGTTTTAGCCGAATACAGTTCACCCCGGACCTACTTCCAGCCGATGTTGTGGGAACGCTCATTTACAATATAAAAGAGAACGATTTTTCCATAAAGAAGGGACCCATTTTTGCAAATTTTGTCCTTGCTGACGAAATCAATAGGGCTCCGGCGAAAGTTCAGTCTGCCCTACTGGAGGCCATGCAGGAAAAACAGGTTACCATTGGGGACGAAACCTTTGTACTTGATAAGCCCTTTTTGGTAATGGCCACCCAAAACCCTGTAGAACAAGAAGGTACCTATCCTTTGCCAGAAGCACAGGTAGACCGTTTTATGTTAAAAACGGTGATCGACTATCCCAAAATGAACGAGGAACAGTTGATTATGCGCCAAAACCTTTTGGGAGGATTCGAGAACGTGAAGCCCGTAATTTCCGTAAATCAGATTTTGAGTGCCCAAAAGGCGGTTAGGGAAGTCTACATGGACGAAAAAATTGAAAAATATATCCTTGACATCATTTTTGCCACCCGATATCCTGAAAAATACAATCTTGAAAAACTGAAGCCCCTTATCAGCTTTGGAGCCTCACCAAGGGGCAGTATCAATTTAGGGATAGCGGCAAAATGCTATGCATTTATCAAAAGAAGGGGCTATGTTGTTCCAGAGGATGTTAGGGCCGTTGTCCATGATGTTCTAAGACATAGAATAGGGATCACCTATGAGGCGGAAGCCGAAAACATTACTTCTGAGGAAATCATCAACAAAATCGTAAACGAGATAGAAGTACCCTAA
- a CDS encoding aldo/keto reductase: MKNASEYSKIIAGTMTWGKWGKKLSTDEMVRLMKHCMDLGITTFDHADIYGDYTTETEFGTAFQKSAIKREKVQFISKCGIQFKVASRENTVKHYDYNSRYIIWSVEQSLQKLRTDYLDLLLLHRPSPLMDAGEIYEAISKLKQEGKIKQFGVSNFTPSQIKLLETTIKVEGNQVECSLTNNEVMENGTLDDCVINGRMAMAWSPLGTYFRKSSDQTKRIQRILDQLVPKYGATADQLLLAWVLRHPAKIFPVVGTVTPERIALAKAALKIHMELEDWFLLLEASYGNEVA, encoded by the coding sequence ATGAAAAACGCTTCGGAATATTCTAAAATTATTGCTGGTACCATGACCTGGGGAAAATGGGGGAAAAAACTTTCAACAGATGAAATGGTGCGCTTGATGAAGCATTGCATGGACCTTGGAATTACTACTTTTGACCATGCGGATATCTATGGGGATTATACCACCGAAACCGAATTTGGCACCGCTTTTCAAAAAAGTGCCATCAAAAGGGAAAAAGTTCAATTTATAAGTAAATGTGGTATACAGTTTAAGGTAGCGTCCAGGGAAAATACAGTAAAGCATTACGACTATAATAGCAGATATATTATTTGGTCCGTGGAACAATCATTGCAAAAATTAAGGACGGATTATTTAGATCTTCTATTGTTGCATAGACCTAGCCCTTTGATGGATGCTGGTGAAATTTATGAAGCTATTTCAAAATTGAAACAAGAAGGAAAAATCAAGCAATTTGGCGTCTCAAACTTTACTCCTTCACAGATTAAATTGTTGGAAACTACCATAAAGGTCGAAGGAAACCAAGTAGAATGTTCCCTGACCAATAACGAGGTTATGGAAAACGGAACCCTTGATGATTGTGTCATTAATGGACGGATGGCCATGGCATGGAGTCCTTTGGGAACCTATTTTAGAAAATCTTCTGACCAGACCAAGCGTATCCAAAGAATACTTGATCAATTGGTGCCAAAGTATGGTGCCACGGCAGACCAGTTATTGCTTGCCTGGGTTTTAAGGCATCCTGCAAAAATATTTCCGGTAGTGGGTACCGTCACGCCAGAAAGGATCGCCTTGGCCAAAGCAGCATTGAAGATTCACATGGAATTGGAAGATTGGTTTCTTTTATTGGAGGCTAGTTATGGTAACGAAGTTGCATAA
- a CDS encoding SDR family NAD(P)-dependent oxidoreductase: MGKTAFITGATSGIGKATAEHFANNGIDLILCGRRESRLKALKETFGKKVGVHTLCFDVRDKEAVQKAIQSLPNAFSKIDILINNAGNAHGFDPINEGSMDDWDAMIDINVKGLLYVSKTILPQMIERKNGHIINIGSTAGKEVYPKGNVYCASKYAVDAINQGMRIDLNQYGIRVGAINPGLVETEFSNVRFKGDEERADNVYKGYQPLKPEDIADIIYFVVTRPYHVNIADLIVMPTAQASSTIVNKRV, from the coding sequence ATGGGAAAAACTGCATTTATTACTGGAGCGACCAGTGGCATTGGAAAGGCAACGGCAGAGCATTTCGCAAATAATGGTATTGATCTTATCCTATGCGGAAGGCGGGAAAGTCGATTGAAAGCACTTAAGGAAACATTTGGGAAAAAGGTGGGTGTACATACCCTTTGTTTTGATGTTAGGGATAAGGAAGCCGTTCAGAAAGCTATACAGTCCTTACCAAATGCTTTTTCAAAAATAGACATCCTTATAAACAATGCGGGTAACGCCCATGGTTTTGACCCAATAAATGAAGGCTCTATGGATGATTGGGACGCTATGATAGATATCAATGTTAAAGGTCTATTGTACGTTTCCAAAACCATTTTACCACAAATGATAGAAAGAAAAAACGGTCATATTATCAATATTGGTTCTACGGCAGGTAAGGAAGTCTATCCCAAGGGAAATGTCTATTGCGCGAGTAAATATGCCGTAGATGCCATAAACCAAGGTATGCGTATCGATTTGAACCAATACGGAATACGGGTAGGGGCCATAAATCCAGGTCTGGTGGAAACTGAATTCAGTAATGTAAGGTTCAAAGGTGATGAAGAGCGTGCGGACAATGTATACAAAGGATACCAACCTTTAAAACCAGAGGATATTGCAGATATTATTTACTTTGTAGTAACAAGGCCCTATCACGTCAATATTGCGGACCTTATAGTAATGCCCACCGCCCAGGCATCCTCCACCATAGTCAACAAAAGAGTATGA
- a CDS encoding ATP-binding protein, with translation MINKRLLVKNLLAHNDENSFYDKKRFIAIGEKEGKAKFLKHVCALANSNPKNNSFIVVGVEDEDNTIVGVDFFDDSKIQNLVNAYLDNPPIISYENIPFPHLKEGKVVGLVTIRSIGKVCALRKNIWKYYGGSVFFREGSISLPKAYGVELKDINSSTVATIEQHARNNIELTLDGVIDFLNNRHKDLESNYKVFKEQFVVCWAGNIKVVKGQTYYYRVDIELINEQVKLFYSDLDEVTIEYDDNSFSTMEYVHLGLGSKQKYYPLEKVVIRFNDNGTYKMESKLLFEPPQYDKKTLFHVYNSSKSLVSKIKNDMVLSPVEMDDLNYLADTFLICYLNGFEEARDQMDLAKNLVKNKYPITYTSLKEALRIIRKVKYS, from the coding sequence ATGATCAATAAACGCCTACTTGTTAAAAACTTGCTTGCCCATAACGATGAAAATAGTTTTTACGACAAAAAGCGTTTTATAGCCATTGGAGAAAAGGAAGGTAAGGCCAAATTCCTAAAACATGTTTGTGCCTTGGCCAATAGCAACCCCAAAAATAATTCCTTCATTGTGGTGGGCGTTGAGGACGAGGACAACACGATTGTGGGCGTGGATTTTTTCGATGACAGCAAAATCCAGAATCTCGTAAACGCCTATCTAGATAATCCACCCATTATTTCCTATGAGAATATCCCCTTTCCCCATTTAAAGGAGGGAAAGGTAGTTGGTTTGGTCACCATTAGATCCATTGGTAAGGTATGCGCCCTGCGTAAGAATATATGGAAGTATTATGGGGGTTCGGTTTTTTTTAGAGAAGGTAGCATTAGCTTGCCAAAGGCCTATGGGGTAGAGCTGAAGGATATAAATTCCAGTACGGTCGCCACTATAGAACAACATGCCAGGAACAACATTGAACTGACCTTGGACGGAGTAATCGACTTTTTGAACAACAGGCATAAAGACCTTGAAAGTAATTATAAGGTTTTCAAGGAACAGTTTGTTGTTTGTTGGGCTGGAAATATAAAAGTTGTTAAAGGGCAGACCTACTACTACCGGGTAGATATAGAATTGATCAACGAGCAGGTAAAACTATTTTATTCCGATTTGGATGAGGTCACCATTGAATATGATGACAATTCATTCTCCACCATGGAATATGTGCACCTTGGTTTGGGATCTAAGCAAAAATATTATCCCTTGGAAAAAGTGGTGATCCGCTTCAATGATAATGGAACGTATAAAATGGAGTCAAAATTACTGTTTGAACCGCCCCAATACGATAAAAAGACATTGTTCCACGTATATAACAGCAGTAAGTCCTTGGTTTCCAAAATCAAAAATGATATGGTACTGAGTCCTGTGGAAATGGATGATTTGAATTATTTGGCCGATACCTTCCTAATATGTTATTTGAACGGTTTTGAGGAGGCCCGTGACCAAATGGACTTGGCCAAAAACTTGGTGAAAAACAAATACCCTATAACCTATACCTCCTTAAAGGAAGCATTAAGAATTATTAGAAAGGTGAAATACAGTTAA
- a CDS encoding alpha-amylase family protein: protein MNQAALHQLLASKNILGKAKKTPTELFQQRFHTNLTYIKDLFFMLYPEVDTVYFSKKLPAKLELLFKERPSELKKQDLDRLQEGNWYQSEKLVGMQLYVDRFSQDLKGLQKKLSYFEDLGVNFLHLMPITTRPKGENDGGYAVNSYHEIDPRYGSRDDFTELSKKARENNIILMLDFVVNHTSDEFEWAKKAKKGDKKYQDYYYTFDDRTIPDEYEKTLPEIFPESAPGNFTYIPEMEKWVMTVFNNYQWDLNYRNPEVFLEMLGNLMALANMGVDVIRFDALAFLWKKLGTISQNLPEAHTLISLFRMCLQVIAPGVVLLAEAIVAPRNILKYFGENQFEGNECEIAYNASLMALLWNSIATKKSSLMIRSLKGVPNKPIDSTWINYIRCHDDIGLGYDDDFVREMGWEPFPHKQFILNYYCGRLEWSPAKGLMFMYNPKNGDGRITGSAASLLGLESAIEQGNKISISYALDKIIMMHGIILSFGGIPLIYAGDEIATLNDYSFLEDEKHKNDSRWVNRPKQNWEVVKNLDSSKGPASIIFQALKKMIAIRKEQEVFADQNNTFIHESPNPHIFVFERKMGEKSLWVFSNFDEVSQSLDVSWLLSKGILPGEASVDLLSKKTLELNGNKDFYIKPFGHHWITNI from the coding sequence ATGAACCAAGCTGCCTTACACCAATTACTGGCCTCCAAAAACATACTTGGAAAGGCCAAAAAAACACCCACAGAGTTATTTCAACAAAGATTTCATACAAATCTTACGTACATCAAAGATTTGTTTTTTATGCTGTACCCAGAGGTGGATACCGTTTACTTTTCAAAGAAACTTCCTGCAAAATTGGAGTTGCTTTTTAAGGAACGTCCCTCTGAATTAAAAAAACAGGACTTGGATAGGTTACAGGAAGGTAACTGGTACCAAAGCGAGAAACTGGTAGGCATGCAGTTATATGTTGATCGGTTTAGCCAAGATTTAAAAGGTTTACAGAAGAAACTGTCCTACTTTGAGGATTTAGGGGTCAACTTTCTTCATTTAATGCCCATAACCACAAGGCCCAAGGGAGAGAACGACGGGGGGTATGCCGTTAATAGCTATCACGAAATAGACCCCAGGTATGGCTCCAGGGACGACTTTACGGAACTCTCAAAAAAAGCACGTGAAAATAACATCATCCTAATGTTGGATTTTGTGGTCAACCATACTTCGGATGAGTTCGAATGGGCAAAAAAAGCAAAAAAGGGGGATAAAAAATATCAGGACTACTATTACACCTTTGACGACCGTACCATTCCGGACGAATATGAAAAGACCCTGCCCGAAATTTTCCCTGAATCGGCACCCGGCAACTTTACCTATATACCAGAGATGGAGAAATGGGTCATGACCGTTTTCAATAATTACCAGTGGGACCTTAACTACAGAAACCCTGAGGTTTTCTTGGAAATGTTGGGGAATCTAATGGCCCTGGCAAACATGGGAGTTGATGTCATTCGATTTGATGCGCTCGCTTTTTTGTGGAAAAAACTAGGGACCATCTCCCAAAACCTGCCCGAAGCACACACGTTGATTTCCCTGTTTCGGATGTGCCTACAGGTTATAGCTCCCGGCGTTGTTCTCTTGGCCGAGGCCATTGTGGCACCTCGAAATATCTTAAAATATTTTGGGGAAAACCAGTTTGAGGGAAACGAGTGCGAAATAGCCTATAACGCATCCTTAATGGCGCTCCTTTGGAACTCCATCGCCACCAAGAAAAGTTCCCTGATGATCCGAAGCCTAAAAGGAGTGCCTAACAAGCCCATTGATAGTACTTGGATCAATTATATCCGTTGCCATGATGACATAGGATTGGGGTATGACGATGATTTTGTTAGAGAAATGGGTTGGGAACCGTTTCCTCATAAACAGTTCATTCTAAATTATTACTGTGGCCGCTTGGAATGGTCCCCGGCAAAAGGACTGATGTTCATGTACAATCCAAAAAATGGTGATGGGCGAATTACGGGAAGTGCCGCCTCGTTATTAGGTCTGGAATCCGCTATTGAACAAGGGAATAAGATTAGTATTTCCTATGCCTTGGACAAAATTATTATGATGCACGGCATCATTCTATCTTTTGGAGGGATTCCCCTTATTTATGCAGGAGATGAAATAGCCACATTGAACGATTATTCATTTTTGGAAGACGAAAAACATAAAAATGATAGCCGTTGGGTGAACAGGCCCAAACAAAATTGGGAGGTCGTGAAAAATCTTGATTCTTCCAAAGGGCCGGCCAGCATTATATTCCAGGCTTTGAAAAAAATGATTGCCATACGTAAGGAACAGGAAGTCTTTGCAGACCAAAACAATACGTTCATCCATGAAAGCCCTAACCCCCATATTTTTGTTTTTGAACGTAAAATGGGTGAAAAATCACTTTGGGTCTTTTCTAATTTTGATGAGGTTTCACAATCCTTGGATGTTTCCTGGTTGCTGTCCAAAGGCATACTGCCAGGTGAGGCTTCCGTAGACCTTCTTTCAAAAAAAACCTTGGAATTAAACGGAAATAAGGACTTTTATATTAAACCTTTTGGCCACCACTGGATAACGAACATTTAA
- a CDS encoding carbohydrate kinase family protein: MKKVFCIGELLIDFVAENQGKNLSVAKEFTKKAGGAPANVACAISKLEGKSIFVGCVGDDPFGNFLLNILEENNVDTSMAQKSEVFTTLAFVSIDDDGERDFVFSRGADKELKYDSSLKKDFKNNMVHFGAATAMLGGNLEEAYNRYFFDALTQDSFISFDPNYREDLWKHKEEAFIKKCMPFIQKSHLGKFSLEEAQLLSGKKDMDEACSFLHETGVVIIVVTLGKEGTLLSTKQFRKTIPSIEVSPVDTTGAGDAFIGCMLKQIAEHDNLETLLESETELSQIVSKANKAGAITTTNFGAIESLPTRKQLDF, translated from the coding sequence ATGAAGAAAGTATTCTGCATAGGTGAACTGCTTATAGATTTCGTGGCCGAAAACCAGGGTAAAAACTTATCCGTTGCCAAAGAGTTTACCAAAAAGGCCGGGGGTGCCCCTGCCAACGTTGCCTGTGCCATAAGTAAATTGGAAGGCAAAAGTATATTTGTGGGCTGCGTAGGCGACGATCCTTTCGGGAATTTTTTACTGAATATTCTTGAAGAGAACAATGTGGATACTTCAATGGCCCAGAAATCCGAAGTATTTACCACCTTGGCGTTTGTTTCCATTGACGACGATGGGGAACGGGATTTTGTTTTTAGCCGAGGTGCGGACAAGGAATTAAAATATGACTCATCCCTTAAAAAGGATTTTAAGAACAACATGGTTCATTTTGGGGCGGCAACAGCCATGCTTGGGGGTAATTTGGAGGAAGCCTACAATAGGTACTTTTTTGATGCCCTCACCCAGGACTCCTTCATAAGTTTTGATCCTAATTACAGGGAGGACCTCTGGAAACACAAAGAGGAAGCCTTTATCAAGAAATGCATGCCCTTTATTCAAAAATCCCATCTGGGTAAATTCAGCCTTGAAGAGGCCCAGCTATTATCCGGAAAAAAAGATATGGACGAAGCTTGCTCCTTTCTCCATGAAACCGGGGTTGTCATCATCGTGGTAACATTGGGTAAGGAAGGTACCCTGTTGAGTACAAAACAGTTCAGAAAAACCATACCAAGTATTGAGGTATCACCAGTGGATACTACGGGTGCGGGAGACGCATTTATTGGGTGTATGTTAAAACAGATTGCGGAGCATGACAATCTGGAAACTTTATTGGAAAGTGAAACTGAACTTTCCCAAATAGTTTCCAAGGCCAATAAGGCGGGTGCCATTACCACTACAAATTTTGGAGCCATAGAGTCGTTACCCACCCGAAAACAATTAGATTTCTAG
- a CDS encoding SPFH domain-containing protein translates to MGLFDEIKKKLSHEFIDIVEWLDTSNDTIVHRFERYQNEIKNNAQLIVREGQHAVFVNEGQLADVFTPGTYTLNTKNLPILTTLKGWKYGFDSPFKAEVYFVNTRLFTDEKWGTKNPFMLSDDRFGLVEIRAFGTYSFRINDPGKFVVDVVGTDGNFTNYEVNEHLKSLIVTRFTDTVGEANLPIELYAANTSELSETCQEVMQPEFNRVGIELERFYIENVSMPEDLKKEIFEYSRLDKLDMTKLSQFKAAKAMEAAAKNEGGTAGAGMGMGMGFVLAQQMGSMMGQPMGQPFGNQPQQAPSGPPPIPAQTTYFYAVNGQQAGPVNYDRLKELFASRTINRDTLIWKQGMENWTSLKEIDELKSFLGGNTPPPLPSA, encoded by the coding sequence ATGGGACTATTCGATGAGATAAAAAAGAAACTGAGCCATGAGTTCATAGATATTGTAGAATGGTTGGACACCAGTAATGATACTATTGTCCACAGATTTGAAAGGTATCAAAACGAAATAAAGAACAATGCGCAGTTGATCGTTCGTGAGGGGCAGCACGCTGTGTTTGTAAATGAAGGCCAATTGGCCGATGTATTTACCCCCGGCACGTATACATTGAATACCAAAAACCTGCCCATATTAACCACGCTTAAAGGATGGAAATATGGCTTTGACAGCCCGTTCAAGGCCGAGGTATATTTTGTAAATACCCGTTTGTTCACCGATGAAAAATGGGGCACCAAAAATCCTTTTATGCTCAGTGACGATCGATTTGGCCTAGTGGAAATAAGGGCCTTTGGAACGTACAGCTTTAGGATAAACGATCCCGGGAAATTTGTGGTGGACGTAGTGGGTACAGACGGTAACTTTACCAATTATGAGGTGAACGAACACTTAAAAAGTTTGATAGTAACCAGATTTACCGATACGGTAGGGGAGGCCAATCTTCCCATAGAATTATATGCGGCCAATACAAGTGAATTATCTGAAACCTGTCAGGAGGTGATGCAACCTGAATTCAATAGGGTTGGAATCGAATTGGAGCGATTTTATATTGAGAACGTCTCCATGCCGGAAGACTTGAAAAAGGAAATTTTCGAATACAGCCGTTTGGATAAATTGGACATGACCAAACTTTCCCAATTTAAGGCCGCCAAAGCCATGGAAGCCGCCGCTAAAAATGAAGGTGGGACCGCAGGTGCCGGAATGGGCATGGGAATGGGCTTTGTGTTGGCGCAACAAATGGGCAGTATGATGGGTCAGCCCATGGGACAGCCCTTTGGAAATCAGCCGCAACAAGCCCCATCAGGTCCTCCGCCAATTCCTGCCCAGACAACCTATTTTTACGCAGTGAACGGGCAACAGGCAGGGCCTGTCAATTACGATAGGTTGAAGGAGTTATTTGCCAGTAGGACCATCAATAGGGACACCTTGATTTGGAAGCAGGGTATGGAAAATTGGACATCGCTTAAGGAAATCGATGAACTTAAGTCATTTTTAGGTGGTAACACACCACCTCCATTGCCATCGGCCTAA
- a CDS encoding DNA helicase PriA, with product MEDIQQSELKKACANCGAELKFKPGSHQLICEYCGYEEFIEQSKSSFEELELAHYLTVVGENAYTETIELLHCKNCGANQHVEENYKSLDCVYCGEPLIREDAEVEGWITPGALVPFQLDSKKARSIFKSWVGNLWFAPNKLKRAALDPEGLHGLYVPYWTFDANLYASYQGQRGDYYYETQTYNSDKGKRTRQVRKTRWTYASGAVNGFVDDILINASKRKSKDIPSKVAFWNLKDLVVFNTKYLSGFVTEKYTVSLKEGHHRSFQEAKNIAYNWIRRDIGGDTQRIAHADIKLSNETFKHVLLPVYISSYRYSGKEYSFYINGQSGTVSGRRPYSFWKIFFLVLFILVLIGLFAIFAK from the coding sequence ATGGAAGACATTCAACAGTCAGAACTCAAAAAGGCATGTGCCAATTGTGGTGCGGAACTAAAATTTAAGCCAGGATCACATCAGCTTATCTGTGAATATTGTGGCTACGAGGAATTCATAGAACAATCCAAAAGCAGTTTTGAGGAGCTGGAATTGGCCCATTATCTAACCGTTGTTGGGGAGAACGCCTATACAGAGACCATTGAACTGCTACACTGCAAGAACTGCGGGGCCAACCAACATGTAGAAGAAAACTACAAATCGTTGGATTGCGTCTATTGCGGTGAGCCCTTGATCCGGGAAGATGCAGAAGTAGAGGGATGGATAACGCCCGGCGCACTTGTACCGTTTCAATTGGATTCGAAAAAGGCAAGAAGCATTTTTAAGTCCTGGGTGGGAAACCTTTGGTTTGCCCCCAACAAACTTAAAAGGGCGGCCTTAGACCCGGAAGGTTTACATGGATTATATGTCCCTTACTGGACCTTTGATGCAAACCTCTATGCCTCCTACCAAGGACAAAGAGGCGATTATTATTATGAAACCCAGACCTACAATAGTGATAAGGGGAAAAGAACCCGCCAAGTTAGAAAAACCCGGTGGACATATGCTTCAGGTGCCGTAAATGGTTTTGTGGACGATATATTGATTAATGCCTCAAAGCGAAAAAGCAAGGATATTCCCTCCAAAGTGGCTTTTTGGAACTTGAAGGACCTGGTCGTTTTCAATACCAAATATTTGTCTGGATTTGTGACCGAAAAATATACGGTCTCCTTAAAGGAAGGACACCACAGATCTTTTCAGGAAGCCAAAAACATCGCCTATAATTGGATTAGAAGGGATATTGGCGGGGATACACAGCGTATAGCACATGCAGATATTAAACTTTCCAACGAAACCTTTAAACACGTTTTATTGCCCGTATACATTAGTTCTTACCGGTATTCCGGGAAGGAATATAGTTTTTATATCAACGGGCAATCGGGTACGGTAAGTGGAAGAAGGCCCTACTCTTTCTGGAAAATATTTTTTTTAGTACTCTTTATCCTTGTGTTAATTGGACTATTTGCGATTTTTGCAAAATGA
- a CDS encoding metallophosphoesterase translates to MTSQRTLVIGDIHSGLRALKDLMIRAKITPDDTLIFLGDYIDAWSDAVETIDYLIRLRDSHNCIFLRGNHDELCYEWLTQGRDNPTWFQHGGKATAESYAKSDAQTKQLHISFYESLENYHLDDNNKLFLHAGFTHLKGIEHEYFTKSFYWDRTLWELALSLNPNLSQNHEHYPQRLVHYEEIFIGHTPVTRMGKTTPQKAANVWNIDTGAAFKGPLTALDVHTKEFWQSDPVHSYYPGEKGRN, encoded by the coding sequence ATGACATCACAAAGAACCCTTGTTATAGGGGATATCCATTCGGGATTAAGGGCGTTAAAGGATTTAATGATAAGGGCAAAGATCACACCGGACGACACCTTGATTTTTTTAGGGGATTATATCGATGCATGGAGCGATGCGGTGGAGACCATAGATTATCTAATACGGTTAAGGGATTCGCACAACTGTATTTTTTTAAGGGGCAATCACGATGAACTCTGTTATGAATGGCTTACGCAAGGAAGGGACAACCCTACTTGGTTCCAGCACGGCGGCAAGGCAACGGCGGAATCTTATGCCAAGTCCGATGCCCAGACCAAACAATTACATATTTCGTTTTACGAAAGTTTGGAAAATTATCACCTGGATGACAATAATAAGCTCTTCCTTCATGCCGGTTTCACCCATTTAAAGGGGATTGAACATGAATATTTTACAAAGTCCTTTTATTGGGACCGTACGCTTTGGGAGCTCGCCCTTTCACTGAATCCCAACTTGAGCCAAAACCATGAGCACTATCCCCAAAGGTTGGTTCACTATGAGGAAATTTTCATTGGTCATACGCCTGTCACCAGAATGGGTAAGACCACACCGCAGAAGGCCGCGAACGTCTGGAATATAGATACTGGGGCAGCTTTCAAGGGACCCTTGACCGCATTGGATGTCCATACAAAGGAATTTTGGCAAAGTGATCCAGTGCATAGTTATTATCCAGGCGAAAAGGGTAGAAATTAA
- a CDS encoding acyl-ACP desaturase, producing the protein MVEKNIRLEVMQALEPKVAGFMDSFLVPIEKIWQPSDFLPDSEDDGFLEKVREIREESKELGYDFWVTMVADTITEEALPTYESWLMDVVGIDQHGDFKTNGWAKWVRAWTGEENRHGDVLNKYLYLSGRVNMREIEITTQHLISDGFDIGTDRDPYKNFVYTSFQELATNISHKRVGQMAKKKGNALLGKMCTIIAGDEMRHHLAYREFVKTIFGEDPSGMMLAFADMMKKKIVMPAHFLRESGGTIGSAFENFSNCAQRLGVYTAMDYIDILKKLNAFWDLESIRSLNEDAEKARDYLLNLPARLERIAERMKFPEDQYHFKWVEANGAL; encoded by the coding sequence ATGGTTGAAAAAAATATAAGACTGGAAGTAATGCAGGCATTGGAGCCCAAAGTCGCTGGATTTATGGATTCTTTTCTTGTACCCATTGAAAAGATTTGGCAGCCCAGTGATTTTTTGCCCGACTCTGAGGATGATGGTTTTTTGGAAAAAGTGAGGGAGATTAGGGAGGAGTCCAAGGAATTGGGATATGATTTTTGGGTGACCATGGTTGCCGATACTATTACGGAAGAGGCATTGCCCACCTATGAATCTTGGTTAATGGATGTAGTAGGTATAGACCAACATGGCGATTTTAAGACCAACGGATGGGCCAAATGGGTACGTGCATGGACCGGTGAGGAGAACAGGCATGGCGATGTGCTTAACAAATACTTGTACTTGTCCGGCAGGGTAAATATGAGGGAAATTGAAATAACTACCCAGCACCTGATTTCAGATGGTTTTGACATTGGAACGGATAGAGATCCCTACAAAAACTTTGTCTACACCTCTTTTCAGGAATTGGCGACCAATATTTCGCACAAACGAGTTGGGCAAATGGCCAAGAAAAAGGGTAATGCCCTATTAGGTAAAATGTGCACTATAATAGCAGGTGACGAGATGAGACACCACCTTGCGTATAGGGAATTCGTAAAAACGATTTTTGGTGAAGATCCTTCCGGAATGATGTTGGCCTTTGCTGATATGATGAAGAAGAAAATAGTCATGCCAGCACATTTCCTACGCGAGTCTGGTGGTACGATCGGTTCTGCTTTTGAGAATTTTTCCAATTGTGCGCAACGACTTGGCGTATATACGGCCATGGATTATATAGATATCCTAAAAAAATTAAATGCCTTTTGGGATTTGGAATCCATAAGGTCCCTTAACGAAGATGCTGAAAAAGCGCGGGACTATTTATTAAATTTACCTGCGAGACTAGAGCGTATCGCTGAGCGTATGAAGTTCCCTGAGGATCAGTATCACTTTAAATGGGTGGAGGCCAATGGTGCCTTGTAA